The proteins below are encoded in one region of Colletotrichum lupini chromosome 5, complete sequence:
- a CDS encoding 3-dehydroquinate dehydratase has product MVGSGNQDVEMDVDRNASPAITMGTRFGSAPQRGDTRIVVILYGTGQDKIVSVFADVLGKPFVTRSAFQEVSVADQGLVVGIPAELAAKDITSRNKELVVAINAHCVNLGMPPDVFLSAQCDYEFLYTEAPFFRRDLSRFISFTLGQICHHETLMQKPRTYFISTTFPDVSAALPNIDILTVGADAVEIRVDLLKEPLGDGTYSAIPSLSYVGQQLMLLRQRTELPIIFTTRCTRENGRFPMENPDIYYEYLYRAIQWGVEYIDVELWLPEAIRKKLWEQKGSSRIMSAFHDFSGTFKWPSSQAEQVYIESSKYADIIKMIAIINDHNENFELEYFRSKMRADYPDSPPFSGVNMGETGQFSRTLNKVFTPITHPLLPIVAAPGQMSASEINAALALLGQLPKKSIYGITTPAFRSSTPQAPFYEKCFNELGLPHYFAVVERLPNNFSSMEAWCNQKNFGGAYLSPPVSWSSLLKASPFFASLNGGKGAELTEAARLIGTVDTIIVKSGSSSSASSAPASIPSSPRHGHHDSFGHLGSHISGLPPNTSLILDNASWRGIISTLTRDMAPSAYFGRTAVVLASSGEDAASVMYALKALRMAKIYTVGFRTPPALARDGPVIEPFNSLESLKKAQTVSDDGAPFLFVSALGADKSNLVGMLVRVFGANVRGSTNFKKVFLDLADTAGARKGGDPGLIAQQAGFSAYGVADTAAFTTVETLRLLVGQNVPYSFVRLASGRGMF; this is encoded by the coding sequence ATGGTTGGGTCGGGTAACCAAGACGTCGAGATGGATGTTGACCGCAACGCCAGCCCTGCTATCACCATGGGCACGAGGTTCGGGAGTGCTCCTCAAAGAGGAGACACAAGGATCGTCGTCATCTTGTACGGCACCGGCCAGGACAAGATTGTGTCCGTCTTCGCAGATGTTCTGGGGAAGCCATTCGTCACCCGCTCTGCATTTCAGGAAGTCAGCGTTGCTGACCAAGGGCTTGTGGTTGGCATTCCGGCAGAACTCGCTGCAAAGGACATTACCTCCCGCAACAAGGAGCTCGTCGTGGCGATCAACGCCCACTGTGTCAACCTTGGGATGCCACCAGATGTCTTCCTCTCAGCTCAGTGCGACTACGAGTTTCTCTACACCGAAGCACCATTCTTTCGTCGAGACTTGTCCAGATTCATCTCTTTCACTCTCGGCCAGATCTGCCACCACGAAACGTTGATGCAAAAACCACGAACGTACTTCATCTCTACTACGTTTCCAGACGTCAGTGCTGCGTTGCCGAATATCGACATCCTCACCGTCGGCGCCGACGCAGTGGAAATTCGTGTTGATCTCCTAAAGGAGCCACTCGGCGACGGCACATATTCAGCCATCCCGAGCCTTAGCTATGTCGGACAGCAGCTGATGCTCCTGCGCCAGCGGACAGAACTCCCAATAATTTTCACCACTAGGTGTACGAGAGAAAATGGTCGTTTCCCCATGGAGAACCCCGATATTTACTATGAATATCTTTACCGAGCAATTCAATGGGGAGTTGAGTATATCGACGTGGAACTCTGGCTTCCGGAAGCCATTCGAAAGAAACTTTGGGAACAGAAGGGAAGCAGTCGTATCATGTCTGCGTTTCACGACTTTTCTGGTACCTTCAAATGGCCATCGTCCCAAGCCGAGCAGGTGTACATTGAATCAAGCAAGTATGCCGATATCATCAAGATGATTGCCATCATCAACGACCACAACGAAAACTTCGAGTTGGAGTACTTCCGCTCGAAAATGCGAGCAGATTATCCGGATTCCCCGCCATTCTCTGGAGTTAACATGGGAGAAACTGGCCAGTTTTCACGTACTCTGAACAAGGTGTTCACCCCTATCACTCATCCCTTGTTGCCAATAGTCGCAGCCCCAGGTCAAATGAGCGCGTCGGAGATAAACGCGGCTTTGGCACTGCTTGGGCAGCTTCCCAAGAAGAGCATATATGGCATCACAACACCAGCTTTCCGAAGTTCAACTCCGCAAGCACCATTCTATGAGAAGTGCTTCAATGAACTGGGCCTGCCGCATTACTTTGCCGTTGTAGAGCGCTTGCCAAACAACTTTTCAAGCATGGAGGCTTGGTGTAATCAAAAGAACTTTGGTGGTGCCTACCTCAGCCCGCCGGTGTCGTGGAGTAGCCTACTCAAGGCCAGCCCGTTCTTCGCTTCGCTCAACGGCGGCAAGGGCGCGGAGTTGACTGAGGCAGCTCGCCTGATTGGTACTGTGGACACAATCATAGTCAAGTCGGGTTCCTCGTCCTCGGCATCTTCTGCCCCAGCGTCGATTCCCTCGAGCCCTCGTCATGGGCACCATGACTCTTTCGGCCACTTGGGGTCACACATCTCCGGCCTGCCTCCGAATACATCATTGATCTTGGACAATGCTAGCTGGCGTGGTATCATCAGCACACTGACCAGAGATATGGCGCCTTCTGCCTACTTCGGCCGAACTGCTGTTGTGCTGGCTTCATCTGGAGAAGATGCTGCATCAGTTATGTACGCGCTGAAAGCACTCCGTATGGCAAAGATATATACCGTTGGCTTTCGAACACCGCCAGCTCTGGCCCGTGATGGACCCGTCATTGAGCCGTTCAACAGTCTGGAGAGCCTCAAGAAAGCACAAACTGTGAGCGACGATGGTGCTCCCTTTTTATTTGTTTCGGCGCTTGGGGCAGATAAGAGCAACCTCGTCGGTATGCTGGTGCGTGTCTTTGGCGCCAATGTGCGAGGAAGCACAAACTTCAAGAAAGTCTTCCTCGATCTCGCCGACACCGCAGGTGCAAGAAAAGGCGGCGATCCAGGCCTCATTGCTCAGCAGGCGGGATTTTCGGCGTATGGTGTTGCTGATACGGCCGCCTTTACCACCGTCGAGACTCTGAGGCTGCTGGTCGGTCAGAATGTGCCCTACAGTTTTGTCAGACTGGCAAGCGGCAGGGGCATGTTCTGA